One Gloeothece verrucosa PCC 7822 DNA window includes the following coding sequences:
- a CDS encoding ATPase domain-containing protein translates to MDKFNQAWLVIKLELTRHQKIYMVNNRLSTGIAGLDEILMGGLIPGQAYLVRGGPGCGKTTLGMHFLVAGHHRGEVSLMITLGESENQLRRNASALGLSLDQIAILDLSPGSDFFTQMQSYDIFSPAEVERDPITQKIIEKIESIHPQRVFVDSITQFRYLSSDPFQFRKQIVSFLRFLQEQGATIVFITEASPEAPDNDLQFIADGVITLEFVDEERTLSISKFRSSDFRKGTHTMRLTCQGMEVFPSIIPEEFKREFAPETISSGIPDLDELLQGGIERGTITIISGPSGVGKTTLGIQFMKEAAGRGERSLVCCFEEAQETLINRCESINIPVSRMLKQGTLSIIPIEPLIYTPNEFANLVRSEVEKHSAQIVMIDSIAGYRLSFKGANLVTHIHALCRYLKNMGVTVLLVNEVEAITGDFRVTELGISYLADNIIFLRYLEIRGELRKAIGVLKKRLTDFEKNLRELTITRYGIKVGKPLTNLSGILTGTPQFLKDE, encoded by the coding sequence ATGGATAAGTTTAATCAGGCTTGGCTAGTGATAAAATTAGAATTGACTCGGCATCAAAAAATTTACATGGTCAATAATCGTTTATCTACCGGTATTGCCGGGCTAGATGAAATTTTAATGGGTGGGTTAATTCCTGGACAAGCTTATTTAGTTCGGGGGGGTCCCGGCTGCGGAAAAACCACATTAGGAATGCACTTTCTAGTAGCCGGACACCATCGAGGAGAAGTCTCTCTGATGATTACGCTAGGAGAGTCAGAAAATCAGTTGCGTCGCAATGCTTCAGCATTAGGGTTAAGTCTCGATCAAATAGCCATACTCGATCTCAGTCCGGGATCAGATTTTTTTACCCAGATGCAAAGCTATGATATCTTTTCTCCCGCCGAAGTAGAAAGAGACCCCATAACGCAAAAAATTATCGAGAAAATTGAATCAATTCATCCTCAGCGAGTCTTTGTAGACTCAATTACCCAATTCCGTTATTTATCGAGTGATCCCTTTCAATTCCGAAAACAGATCGTCTCTTTCTTACGTTTTCTCCAAGAACAAGGAGCAACCATCGTTTTTATTACCGAAGCGTCCCCAGAAGCGCCCGACAACGATTTACAATTTATTGCTGATGGAGTGATTACCCTAGAGTTTGTCGACGAAGAACGTACCCTCAGCATTAGCAAGTTTCGGAGTTCGGATTTTCGCAAAGGAACTCACACCATGCGGCTGACTTGTCAGGGAATGGAAGTCTTTCCCAGCATTATTCCCGAAGAATTTAAAAGAGAGTTTGCGCCTGAAACGATTTCCTCCGGAATTCCTGATCTCGATGAATTATTACAGGGCGGTATTGAACGGGGAACCATTACGATCATCAGTGGTCCTTCCGGTGTGGGAAAAACCACTTTGGGAATACAATTTATGAAAGAAGCGGCAGGCCGGGGCGAGCGTTCTTTGGTTTGCTGTTTTGAGGAAGCTCAAGAAACCCTAATTAATCGCTGTGAATCGATCAATATTCCTGTCTCAAGAATGCTCAAACAGGGAACCTTGTCAATTATACCCATTGAACCTCTAATTTATACCCCTAATGAGTTTGCTAATTTAGTACGCTCGGAAGTGGAAAAACATTCGGCTCAAATTGTGATGATCGATAGTATTGCTGGCTATCGGTTATCCTTTAAAGGTGCCAATTTAGTGACTCATATTCATGCTTTATGCCGCTATTTAAAAAATATGGGGGTAACAGTTTTGCTCGTTAATGAGGTAGAGGCAATTACAGGAGATTTTCGAGTCACCGAGCTAGGAATTTCCTATCTAGCAGATAACATTATCTTCCTACGTTATTTAGAAATTCGCGGCGAACTGCGTAAGGCCATTGGTGTTCTCAAAAAGCGGCTCACTGACTTTGAAAAAAATCTGCGGGAACTAACCATTACCCGTTACGGGATTAAAGTCGGTAAACCTTTAACTAATTTAAGCGGAATTCTGACGGGGACTCCTCAATTCTTAAAAGATGAATAG
- a CDS encoding response regulator, whose amino-acid sequence MNLILLLIAHSENRRLLAQLLSQHYQIILFSPEKGLEEHFDLCIVDGVALNEYRTHLQARINQEKPVFLPVLLLTTQQQAKRVTAGLWQIVDDLLIMPVEKIELLARIATLLRSRQLSIELKKARQELNTSQQELRQLKEELDKLNQLFPDI is encoded by the coding sequence ATGAATTTGATTCTTCTCCTGATTGCACATTCAGAAAACCGCCGTCTTTTGGCACAACTGTTAAGTCAGCATTATCAAATTATTTTATTTTCCCCAGAAAAGGGACTAGAAGAACATTTTGATCTATGTATAGTAGATGGCGTAGCGCTCAATGAGTACCGCACTCATTTGCAAGCTAGAATTAATCAAGAAAAGCCCGTCTTTCTTCCCGTTTTATTATTAACGACTCAGCAACAAGCCAAACGAGTAACCGCAGGTTTATGGCAAATTGTTGATGATTTGTTAATTATGCCAGTAGAAAAAATAGAACTATTAGCAAGAATAGCAACTTTATTACGTTCTCGCCAACTCTCAATAGAGCTAAAAAAAGCCAGACAAGAACTTAATACCTCTCAACAAGAACTGCGACAATTAAAAGAAGAATTAGATAAATTAAATCAACTTTTTCCAGATATTTAA
- a CDS encoding diguanylate cyclase: MNYSILLIIEQRENARLLGELLANCYQIIFYEDENSLNKSFDLCIVDGLGFYHYQKLIERKKEAEKPLFLPLLLVTGRPHIRQLNKALSELIDDIISTPVEKTELLLRVQVLLRSRELSLQLKTALEHEQLLKQGLIEANQKLQGLARIDGLTGVANRRYFDEYFEHEWNRSVREEIPISLLLCDVDFFKVYNDKWGHPRGDYCLKQVATILAQAVQRAADLVARYGGEEFAIILPNTILDGAIYIAQKIQNALQNRAIPHSSLSVGGIVTLSIGVATIVPRLHSYPQFLIEQADRFLYQAKCQGRNQIVSGGITLLNSIQ, encoded by the coding sequence ATGAATTATTCGATTTTATTAATTATAGAACAACGAGAAAATGCCCGTCTATTGGGAGAACTGCTGGCTAACTGCTACCAGATAATTTTTTATGAAGATGAGAATAGTTTAAACAAGTCCTTTGATTTATGTATTGTTGATGGCTTAGGATTTTATCATTATCAAAAGCTAATAGAAAGAAAAAAAGAAGCCGAAAAACCCCTTTTTTTACCTTTGCTTCTAGTGACGGGTCGTCCCCATATCAGACAGCTTAACAAAGCCTTAAGTGAGCTAATAGATGATATAATTAGTACGCCTGTGGAGAAAACCGAATTATTACTGAGAGTACAAGTTTTATTGCGCTCGCGTGAACTGTCCCTTCAGCTTAAAACTGCCCTCGAACATGAACAACTGCTCAAACAAGGATTAATAGAAGCCAATCAAAAATTACAAGGACTGGCTCGTATTGATGGCTTAACAGGGGTCGCTAACCGGCGCTATTTTGATGAATACTTTGAGCATGAATGGAATCGTTCAGTGCGGGAAGAAATTCCCATATCTTTACTTCTATGTGATGTAGACTTTTTCAAAGTTTACAATGATAAGTGGGGTCATCCTAGGGGAGATTATTGTTTAAAACAAGTGGCAACTATTCTGGCTCAAGCTGTTCAACGTGCGGCAGATTTAGTGGCGCGATATGGAGGAGAAGAATTTGCCATTATTTTACCCAATACTATCCTAGATGGAGCGATTTATATTGCCCAAAAAATTCAAAACGCTTTACAAAATCGAGCCATTCCTCATTCGAGTTTATCCGTTGGAGGTATTGTTACCCTCAGCATTGGTGTAGCCACAATAGTGCCCCGACTTCACAGTTATCCCCAATTTCTCATCGAACAAGCTGATCGCTTTCTTTATCAAGCTAAATGTCAAGGACGCAATCAAATTGTGTCAGGGGGCATAACGCTATTGAATTCGATACAATAA